From Cryptococcus neoformans var. grubii H99 chromosome 6, complete sequence:
ACGTAGACGCCGCGATGATTTGTTCGAAGGTTGTCAATTTGTTTAGAATACAcgtagaggaagagatcttTGCAAATGAACTTGATTATGTCCAGATGAGCAGATATGGGTGGTCTCGCTAATGTCAACCTGTTTTAATGTTAGGGCGTCCTCTATTGCCGAAGGGATGCTCACTTTTCGGCAATGAATCCACCGACCATTAGACCAATCCTCCCTATTCTTTTCGacagctcttcttctatcaACCTGCTCTCGTCTTTGGCATCTTTCTCACTCAGAGGCGGTAATAATCCCTCATTTCTCagctcatcctcttcctccttcttctttctgatAACATGGGCCGAGGATTCGCGTAGCAAATTGAAGGTAGGAGGTAAGAGATAGCCAGGTAACTGCGCGTCTATGAGAGTCGGAGGAGGGTTTGCGAGGATATGAAGGACCTGCGGGACAGTGGGTGCAACTGCGACGTGAGTGGAGGTTGATGAGGGCCGGGACATTGCGAGAGTGGTTCAGAGGAGTCTTACACGATATCTTGATGGTTGTTCGTCCATCCGAGTGTCCTGCTCGGCTGGTCGTCTCGGTGGACTAGTGACGCTGc
This genomic window contains:
- a CDS encoding transporter particle component; amino-acid sequence: MSRPSSTSTHVAVAPTVPQVLHILANPPPTLIDAQLPGYLLPPTFNLLRESSAHVIRKKKEEEDELRNEGLLPPLSEKDAKDESRLIEEELSKRIGRIGLMVGGFIAEKLTLARPPISAHLDIIKFICKDLFLYVYSKQIDNLRTNHRGVYVLQSNAFPPLVPLSSYKGSAADMDAANTHLIFSQALIQGALHRLGMNAVVSAESSSLPQCTFQIRTLKPSNIPSTPMSGMPNPQPTRQAPASVSAGEYGQPAPGSPVMNVTGSSTTGLGINQ